Proteins found in one Crassostrea angulata isolate pt1a10 chromosome 3, ASM2561291v2, whole genome shotgun sequence genomic segment:
- the LOC128178212 gene encoding uncharacterized protein LOC128178212 yields MGVFTTIFSSALVLVALTAVAEAGGYGGGHQYSYAQFQQPQMYAYYQPPRVQYYTTGVGYGAGLGAGAGYGLNAGLANAGGISGGIAGSIIPIVIIFVILAILAPVLIGSLVSSNDVVFGSS; encoded by the exons ATGGGCGTCTTCACAACCATCTTCTCTTCTGCACTAGTGCTTGTTGCCCTCACAGCAGTCGCCGAGGCCGGAGGCTACGGGGGCGGGCATCAATACAGCTATGCTCAGTTCCAGCAGCCCCAGATGTACGCCTACTACCAGCCACCCCGCGTCCAGTACTACACCACCGGAGTTGGATACGGTGCCGGTTTGGGTGCCGGTGCCGGTTATGGACTGAACGCTGGTCTGGCCAACGCAGGAGGAATCAGTGGAGGCATTGCTGGCTCTATCATCCCCATTGTCATCATCT TTGTAATTCTGGCCATCCTCGCCCCAGTACTGATTGGAAGTCTCGTCTCTTCTAATGACGTTGTATTCGGAAGCAGTTAA